DNA from Agathobaculum sp. NTUH-O15-33:
CAGATCAGAAAGCGGCTGGGCAGCGAAGTGCCGATCCTCCTGCTGTCCGCATATGATTGGGAAAGCGTGAAGGATGAGGCGGTCCGCGCGGGCATTAACGGTTTTCTGACGAAACCGATCTTCAAATCCGGCCTTTTGGAGAAGCTGAGATATTACATCCGGGGCGAAAAAAGCAAAACAGAAGCGCTGGGAACGGAACAAAGCTTGAGCCTAGAAGGCGTTAGAATTCTGGCGGCGGAAGATAACGAACTGAACCGCGAGATCATTATAGAGCTTCTGGAAAGCAGCGGCGCGTTGGTAGACAGTGCTAGGAACGGCCAACAAGCATTGGATCGCTACTTAAACAGCAGTCCGGGGCATTACCAGCTGATCCTGATGGACGTCCATATGCCGGAAATGGATGGATTGGAAGCGACGCGGGCGATCAGAGGCTCCGGCAGGCCGGATGCCGCTACGATCCCGGTGATCGCCATGACCGCGGATGTATTTAAGGAAGATATCCGCAAATGCAAAGACGCGGGCATGAACGCGCATATCGGAAAACCATTGGAGATCGATAAGCTATACGCCACACTCCGTCGGTTTTTAAATAACGATCAGGAAAAGGCGGGGATGTGATGGGGCGAAGTTTTTTAAAAGGCGGCGTGCTGCTCGGCGCGCTTCTGGCGTTGCTGCTGCTGGGAACCGGCTGCGGCAATGGGCAGTCTGCCCCGGAATTATATCTGGATGAAAGCATCCCGGAAACGCCGATAAAGATTTTTACGCAGAATCAAACCGTTTCCAAAGCGATAGAAGCGTGCTGCAAAAACGTGCTCAATCAAGATAAGAGCACCAACATCGTGGTGTACAGTGATTCCGCCAGTTTTTACGCGGACGAAGGCTTGTCATACCGCGAGCTGCTGCTAAAACGGTTGGCTTCGGGAACCGCTGATGATCTGTATTTGATCCCTGCGGAAGATGTGTTGGAGTTTGATGAGAAAGGATATATTTATGATATGTCCAATCTGAACTGTACGGCCAACCTATCGCAGGATGCATTGATACAGAGCACATATAACGGAAAGGTGTTTTCTGTTCCGCTGACCTATACCTGCTTTGGCTTTGTATGGAATGTGGATATGCTCAAAAAATACGGGTTGGAGGTGCCGGAAAACCTAGCTGAGTTTTTGCATGTTTGTGAGACATTAAAGGAAAACGGCGTGTTGCCCTACGGCGCCAATAAAGACTTTTCGCTGACGGTTCCCGTCATGTGCGCGGGCCTCTATGATATTTACCAAGGCGAAAACACGGAGCAAACGCTTGCATTGCTGTCCGATGGTACGGTATCGATCAGTGAATATATGGAAAAGGGTTTCTCGTTCCTTCAGATGCTGATCGACAATGGCTATATGGACCCGGAAGCCGCGCTCGGCACGTTGCCGTCCAGCAAGGAAGAAAAGGCGTTCTTTCAAGAAGAAAACTGCGCGTTTATCTGCGCCATCTATCGCGGACAGACCTTTGAAGATTACCCGTTTGAAATTGAGATGACGCCCCTGCCTATATTGGAAAACGGCTCCATTTGCGTGGTGGGCGCGGATCAAAGATTGGCGATTAATCCGGGCTCCGAACATTTGGACGCGGCCATAGCGATCGTGGAAGCGCTAGGAGAAACGGCAACCCTCGATTCCTTTGCGGAACATCTGGGAAAGATATCTTCCTCCCAAAATGCCACGGCGCCGAATATCACCCAGTCCAAGTCGATCATCGCATGTGTGTCGCAGGGCGGTCAGATACCCAATCAGGATTTTCGCTTACACTTCAATGTCTGGAATACGGTGCGGGAGCTGAGCCAGCGGCTCTGTCAGGGCGCAAGCGTTGCGGAAGTAACAGCAGAATATGACGCCAGACAGAAGCAAGAGGTTTCCCTGTATGGGGAACATTAAATAGGCAAAAAGGGGCTGTAAAAAAACTGTTGCAAAATCCAAATGTCATTCTGAACGAAGTGAAGAATCTCGCGCGAACGCGCGTTCCCAGCGTAAATTTCGCGCGTTCGCGCGAGATTCTTCGCTTTGCAACAGTTCTCTATACATTTGTAAGAACTTATTTTACAGCCCCTTTGCTTTTTTTGCATATTGACAAGTCCCTGCGAATACAGTATATTAGAAATATCTTAATTACTTAATTATTCGGAGGTAGTATGGGCAGAGCATTGAAGATTGCCCGCGTTGGCGGGGATTGTGTGGCGTGCGGAAGCTGCGTGGGGGCTTGTCCGATGGGCGCTATCCGCATTGCATCGGGCGTGATCGCTCAAATTGACGGAGAAAAGTGTGTCGGCTGCGGTAAATGCGCCAAGATTTGTCCCGCTGCCGTCATAACAGTCGTGGAGCGGAGGGCAGCGGAATGAAAAAGCGTTGGTACGAGTTTTTATGGATCGCAGAGCTATTATATTGGGTGCTGGGCCTGTGCAATATTCTTTTCGCGTGGCTGGGCGTTATATTTTTCGCCGTTCCGCTGCTGATCGCCATCATTGGCGGCAACAAAGCATATTGTAACCGGTTTTGCGGCCGCGGTCAGTTGCTGGGGTTGCTGGGCGGAAAATTAAAGCTGTCGCGGAACGCGCCGCCGCCCCGTTTTTTGCGCAGCAAATGGTTCCGGTACGGCTTTCTGGCTTTCTTTATGACCATGTTCGGCCTGATGCTTTTCAGCACCTATAAGGTTTTCACCGGCGCGCCGCTGCGGGAGGCGGTTACGCTTTTGTGGGTATTCAAGCTGCCGTGGCAGTGGGCCGAGGTCGGCATGGTAGCGCCGTGGATGGCGCAGTTCGCCTTTGGCTTTTTCGGCGTTATGATGACCTCAACGGTGCTGGGGCTTGTGACCATGGTGCTGTTCCGGCCGCGTTCTTGGTGCGTGTATTGCCCCATGGGAACGATGACGCAGGGAATTTGTAAAATAAAACAAAAGAAAGGATGCGGCAGTTGTGGAGGAGCAGGCCAAGAAGATCGCGGAATTACTTAAAACACTGGCAAACGAACACCGGTTGCTCATTCTGTGCGCGCTGATGAAGGGGCCGCTTACCGTGGGCGAGATCCATAAGTTTACGCCGCATATCACAGCCTCAGCGCTGTCGCAGCATTTGGCCCAACTGCGCGCAGCAGGCATTCTGGATTCGGAAAAACAGGGCATGAACGTTCTGTACAGAATACAGGATCAACGTGTGGTGGCCTTGATTACCCTAATCAAGGAGCATTATTGTTCGGGATAAATAGAATATTTGCCATATGGTATATGGATATGCCTAGGAGTAAGGCAGAAAGGAATAGACTGTCATGATGTATTTAGCATGGTGTAGTCTATATAACCATACGCTTTTTAAACTCAGCAAGTTGTCTTTGGAAGAAGAGACGCTCAGCAAATTGCATATAGAAGAAATTGATATTGACAAATAGTAAGACATCAGGTATTCTATAGAAAAGGGCAGACGTACTATAGAGTGGGAATCATCTTTGACATCAAAACAAATAGAGGTGATTAGACATAAGATATTTTAATTTTAAAGATATGATGGCCTTCGGCATGTTTATTTTAGCATTGCTGACATTTATCTATTTAATTTGCCACTAGTGATATAGAAAAACCACCCTTTACCTCTGGAAAGCAGTAGGGTGGAATTTCTATATAGGCATCCCACCCGATAGGCGGCTGCTCTTTTGAATTTATATTATAGCATTTTCTATCTTTCAATTCAAGATTGATTTTGCTATAATGTAGCTGTCAGGATAAACCTGTGGATTGAAATAGCAAATTGCCAATGGATAAGAGGATGCTGTCTTATTTTAAATAGGACAGCCTCTTCTTTATTATTTTGTCAATAGCCTGATTTGCGGGCACATGTAATTGCTGCTTCATCAGCTTTTGTTGGAACGTGATATTGAATGAACACCACAGGCCGGTTTCTTGGGCGATCGTCCAGAAACCGGCCTGCCTTTTTGTCAAATAAAATCAGCGCGGCGCGGTCAATCGTCGTGCTCGTCGGGAATGAGAATATCCTTTGCCCCCGCCACGCCTAATTGAAGCAGGTACGCCACGCCCGAACGGAGTTCGTGGAGCATGAGCGTTTCCAGCCGGGAGGAGAACCGCGCGATATCCTGCTGATCCAGACATTCGATGAAGCATTCCATAGAGGGTTTGTATACATTACGAATGGATTCCGGCTGGTCGTACATGTTGCGGAACGCGTGCGCCCAGAAAAATTGACGCAGCAGCTCCGTGTATACCTGCCGTATGGTTTGATAGGGGGAAAACTTTGTGATCAGCTTGATGATGCTATAGGAAGTGACGTCGTACCGCTGCTGCTGGGATATTTCGCATAGACGCTTCTTCCACTGCTGCATTTCAGAAGGAGTCAGTGAAGCGAGCGTCACGCGGGAGACATCCTTGCAGGACAACGCTAAAAATTGCAG
Protein-coding regions in this window:
- a CDS encoding ABC transporter substrate-binding protein — encoded protein: MGRSFLKGGVLLGALLALLLLGTGCGNGQSAPELYLDESIPETPIKIFTQNQTVSKAIEACCKNVLNQDKSTNIVVYSDSASFYADEGLSYRELLLKRLASGTADDLYLIPAEDVLEFDEKGYIYDMSNLNCTANLSQDALIQSTYNGKVFSVPLTYTCFGFVWNVDMLKKYGLEVPENLAEFLHVCETLKENGVLPYGANKDFSLTVPVMCAGLYDIYQGENTEQTLALLSDGTVSISEYMEKGFSFLQMLIDNGYMDPEAALGTLPSSKEEKAFFQEENCAFICAIYRGQTFEDYPFEIEMTPLPILENGSICVVGADQRLAINPGSEHLDAAIAIVEALGETATLDSFAEHLGKISSSQNATAPNITQSKSIIACVSQGGQIPNQDFRLHFNVWNTVRELSQRLCQGASVAEVTAEYDARQKQEVSLYGEH
- a CDS encoding 4Fe-4S dicluster domain-containing protein; translation: MGRALKIARVGGDCVACGSCVGACPMGAIRIASGVIAQIDGEKCVGCGKCAKICPAAVITVVERRAAE
- a CDS encoding 4Fe-4S binding protein, with the protein product MKKRWYEFLWIAELLYWVLGLCNILFAWLGVIFFAVPLLIAIIGGNKAYCNRFCGRGQLLGLLGGKLKLSRNAPPPRFLRSKWFRYGFLAFFMTMFGLMLFSTYKVFTGAPLREAVTLLWVFKLPWQWAEVGMVAPWMAQFAFGFFGVMMTSTVLGLVTMVLFRPRSWCVYCPMGTMTQGICKIKQKKGCGSCGGAGQEDRGIT
- a CDS encoding ArsR/SmtB family transcription factor; the protein is MEEQAKKIAELLKTLANEHRLLILCALMKGPLTVGEIHKFTPHITASALSQHLAQLRAAGILDSEKQGMNVLYRIQDQRVVALITLIKEHYCSG